The genomic window tgtgtgtttacattttgatggcgatccatccaatagttgttaagatatttctgtctggatCACAATGGTGGACTGACATTGTTATCCCCAGCGCTTTGCTGCTAGCATAACTAAAAATGAGAGATATACAGCTACGGAGAGCATCTCCTCTCTCCGTCTATATTCTCTCTCTTGTCAAGAAGTGAAGGCGAGACATCTCCATCTCTCCcggtggctggctgcagtatagatcatgagacaaaaatacacaaatccCAGTAGAGAAGATAGACAGTGCAGTACTTTAGTTAATCCACCGGTTCTATAGAACCAATTCCAACTCAGAGCGAACAAAATGCAAGAAGGCCGGCCGGTGTGTGCCAGCCTTCCCTCATGATGCAGAGTGGCCTCTCTCCCACCGCACCGCAAGCACCAAAACAAATActtttggttgccatggtgacaaaTATTAGACATATAGACATCATGGTGCTAATTTTTAGCTTCTATGAAATCTAAATTTATAAAGTGTAATGTTGTTGATTTCTAAAGCATCTCAGATACTCTCTGTGAAACAGAGTGAAGTGTAACACAATCTTACCTTAAATCTAGAGTCTGAATATGGGGGCATCTCGCCACCAGCACCTTCACATCTGTAGAGAGAAACAACACTTATGAGGACAAGATGAATGTAGAGTAGCTCTGTTCACAACAGACAGCGACTGTAAACCCTCAGCCTCCGACACCTCTCACTCACCGTCCAGTGTGAGGCTCTCTCTGTAGCCGCTGAGGTTGAGGTGAGTAACGCTGGAGCTCACGTTACTGACAACGCTCTTCACATGATTATTGTTGAAGTCGCACCATGATATGTTCAGCTGCTCTATTCTGCACgggaaaacacacacgcagagcatTAGTAAAATGTGCAGAGATGGAGGATGTAGAACACCAGCGACTGTTTGTTTTGACATGAAGAGAAGTGAGCAGCAGACCTGGAGCAGGATTTGAGCAGCTCACTCAGAGCGGGAGCAGAGAAGCCGGAGCAGCCGCTCAGgttgagctgcagcagctgtggaTTCTTAGCCAGAGagctgagagagacagaggacaaaagaaatcaaataagaAAAGAGGAGCATATAAAAACAGATCACTAGCATGCACACACCTGAAGTAGCAAACACAGTAACCCACAATGATGAGATTCAATCATTTACACGACCAGTTATACAAGTTACAGGTTGGCTACATACAGACAATTAGCTGTTAGCCTAACTAGTGTGCTGTGGTTGTGTCAAACATGCcggtggtggtgatgggagACTGGACAGAGTAGatgaaaatatctttttgttCTGCACTTATTCTGTTTTGATAAAGTACTCTTACAGGCTTTTTACTCAAaggtttttattgcacttacagtaacatgtGTAGCTGTTGTCAACTCAAGTAAATGTTATCTTTTAAcgttatctttttttttgggtgTGTAGGAGTTGAGCCCAGCTCTCAAACATTGACACAGAACAGAGGAGAGGCACGGCCAGAAATGATGCCAAAACCCAGAGAAAGCCATCTCTCTTCTGGATTGGGAAAAAACATGACAGACGAATGTCTTAATCTTATTGTAAATTGGAAACGCAGTTGGTGAGATATAAACGGTGCAAGATAATGTTTATGTAGCCTAAATAAATAGCAAATCTATTTTCTTGATGTCTCCAATACTGAGAGCAGAACCGGTAACGTCAGAGCTCATCAATACTGTGGTCTTTaataatttagtttaatattGGTTTGGGTCCATCCCTTGTTAAATCACTGTATGTGTTTGACAGTTGGTCATGGGGCTGAACCATTTCAGGAACATCTCTAGAGATTTTCTGACCAATGTTGtgattttaattgtaattattttgtATAAATTAACTGTAAGGCCTGTATTTGTACTCTACATCATAGTATGTAGAGAACATATCAACCAGGAAGCAAAgatttgtcttttctctcactcacaGAATCAATAATTAACTACAGCTGAGTCAGTTTGCTGGCAGCTGAAACCTTCACTCACTACAGCTTTTACATAACTTCTCCAAATATTTAACAGGAGAGATATAAAGATTTTAATCATGCTTCAATATAATATTTTACAGATGCATTGAGGAGTGTGGTGTATGATAGACAACAGTGAGGATTGTCAGGGAATAGATGCTTGTTCTCTGgcagtggatgaggagagctgAGAactgacctgatgatggtgtcTGAGAGCTGCAGGCCCTCCAGGCTCAGACACTCCAGCAGCCTGCAGCGACAGATGATGCTCTCCAGAGCTGAGGTGGGGATGATGGAGCTGGACAGGTCCAGTTCAGTTATCTGCAGTGTGctgaacaaaaggaaaaacactaCATGAGTAATACAATTTTACATCACTGCACTCCTAAAAAACAGCTGCTCACTGTAGATTTTAAGAAATGTTACTGAAataggagtaaatagtgcatttgttggggactattttcagcagtggattcATCTATATTTGGTGTTATAGTGAggatttctggcagcaggatggtgtgtgtgtgtgtgtgggattgagttgAAATAAActattgtgtgtgttcatggtgatgaaggaacatgtcatccagtgcagctTAATGATGTTTTAACAACAATGGaactctatggcacagaggaagaagatgtatcgtcttttcatgggatttgttgacaagaaaatTAACCTGTTACTTGCCCAGATGAAGCACCACTAACTGCTGGACTCACCCTGTGCCTGTGAAGTGCAGATCTTCCACGAATGAGCGAGGGCAGCGCAGCCTGCGGACTCCGGTCTTCAGCACCTGCTGCAGAGCTGGACCCATGTGGGTCAACCCCTCCAGATCCACGCTGTGCCACAGAGTCTCATCAAACCTGGGACAGAAACACATGCGGGTTGGTGTCattgaggaagagagagaaaacaaaaaacacaacaacaccaTGTGCAAGTCGATCATTTTGGGGCCTGTGAcagcataaaaaataattatgtaacTGGGTGAAATTGGGTGCAAATGTAATAGAAACTGTGGAACAGCAGTAAATCAGGATAAAGTGAGTTAAGGATGAACGTTTCACCCCTGTGTCACTCTCTGAAAATGCATGCTGGTGATTGGACACTCACACTAAGCGGTGCCAGCGCTTGCAAACTACAGACATCCTGAGGAGGTCATGCAGAGGGAGGTAGAAGAGGATCCTGAGAAGCAGCTCATCTGGAAGGTGGTCCCATGAAATGCctgtaatgaatgaaaaaaaaaaaaaagagcaaagaatGACGGTTTATCACAGCTACAAACAACACCACACCTGTACAGGAGGTCAGACAGATGTTTCCTACCTGAAGTGgattctttcttcctcctcgaCCGCCTGGCCAGAACAAACTGGTTGCTGTCGTTCTCTTTCCCCTTTGTGATGATGCGTTGGTGCTTGTGTGGAGGTGACCACTGCTGGATGAGCTCTGTTGGGGTGCACTCAGTGTCCAGACCCTCACCCAGACAGCCTCGGGTCTTGCGTTTGTTGACCCTCTTGGACTGGGACAACATGGAGCCCTGGAGACTCAGGCAGGGCAGGTCCTGCAGTGGCATGCTGGATGGAAGGACGAACTAATCAAACCctctcaaatataaaaatgttgacaagGCGACACACAACACTTGTTCCTGTCGTTATGTAACAGCAGCTCAGAATAAGATTGGTTTGCGACGCTTTGAGAAAAGAACCTCTCTGCCCGCCATATTGCTGCAGCCAGCAGCGGGGTGACCGCGCCAATTCTAACTGCTAAAGAAAATATAACTACTCTGTCACTTCTGTTTCCAGCCATACATGAGTGCAGAGTAACAGCGACTGTTTATGCACATTTTCCATAgttactttattgtttattgaagCAGGAAGGAAGCATAGGTAGAACGAACGAAGGCCTGACTGACGAGAAAGCGCGGTATCGATTATTATTAGCTGAGTTTCACACTATAGCAGGTCTAGACAGCGACTACACACGCAGTTATTGCTTATTACACGACTAACGTTACAAACTTGCACTTCACCTAAAACTAGCTTGAGAGATAAATGGTAGTTCTTCAACTGGGACACAACCGAGCCAGCTAACTCGATAGTGTTGGCTCAGTTTCACATGGATGACTTGTTAAAGTTAACTTTAGGCGCTCGGattactgttttacatttacaaagtaTAAAAACATTCTCAACCATACCTGTCTTCTGGCATCTCCTTCTGTTCAAACcttaatgtgtaatgtgtggAGAGAAGCACACATTGAGTACGTGACTGTTTTCACTGCAGCCCTCCAACCGAGACTCTTTAAACTCACCGCCAGCAGCAGGGCGCCCTGGATTTACCACGTCACTGACGCGTCTGCACGCCGTACGTCCTACGTCATACGTCTGACTGAGTGGCAGGGGCATGTGTTTTCATAAAGTATTTTCTTCCCTCGTTATATATCCATGATGTTTAATAGTTAGAATGTGAAAAATTGAAATACCGGTTACAATGCAAGTACACCTGTGATAAATACCAGCTACCTTTCCTATTAATGTTCATGTTATCGATGTaatattatttgtttgtctTGACTCAGTTATATGGTCATTTATGAGAATGTGATTTGTGTAGTTAAGCTGTAGCGGTCTGTTTTGTATGAAAAGGTGTTATTAATCCACCATAGAATCTGATCTGACACTGTACATATCAATTATAACATTATACTTTATATCAATATATTCATCATTGTATAACACTATACAGGCGTTCTAATTCATGAATTAATCCACAAATAATGAGTTAATCTAAGAAATCAAATATCTTTTTAACTACATAATTCTAACAAAGTGACACAGGCTGTATGGGTGGTCTGATCTTCAAGTGGGTTTCAGTGGGCTGGTCTGAGTCAGTCCTGGGTGGATTTTTATTCCAAATCCTGCCCAAGTTCAGGTCAACAAACATaacagtgtctctgtgctgtttaGTAACTCACACATTACTAGAAATTCCCATACAGAAGCAAGTATTGTGATCTTCAGTGTCCACTCATGAGGATCTGTGTTAGTGCATGCTTGTGCTGCCTATTTGACTCCCTCCACcactgatgaggatgatgatgccCTACTGGGGACATATTCTCCAAAAATTGATAGGTTGATCACAATTAATAGACAAGGATTGTCTATATTCATAAAACACATccatttacattttagttttacaaaagagacaaagaaatattacaaatgCTCGACACAATTCCCATATCTTTCCATATCATATTTTTAATTGACTCATATTTAAGATGTGAGCAGATTTCATCTTTGCTACTTACAAGTGACAGGTACAAATTAGGTGcattttgtgtcattatggGTCCACatgaacattgaaaaaaagAGCGTACTTTTTTATAGTGATATTAAATCTAAAAGTCATTTGAGGCTACAGGGTGAGTCTGAGCCACCTGTGGAGCTGATGACCTGTTTCCATGATGTCTCTCCAAACAGATAAGACCCAGCAGTATATTTTATACCTTTTCTTTCACCAATATACAGACATAAATACAAACTGTATGATTTACAGCCAGATAGTGCCAGTTTAAATTAAGGACCATTTAAATATTACTATAATTACAATTCAAATTACACAGACAGTTCAAACAGTTCCATGAATTTATCTGTTGCTAACACTAGTGTTAGAATATTTACACAAAGAGATGAGTGGGCCATGTGTGTGAAGCACATTGTTGAATATGGAcgaaataaaagaagaaagcaTAGAAAGAggctttcattttaaaaaagactgtGAAAGGTAATATTCAAGTGTTCCAAATGCACAagtaaaaaccaaaataaacacagaagtCCATGTAGTCCATGTAGCACTTTTGTTGCCAACAGCTTTTTGTAGAAATA from Thunnus maccoyii chromosome 19, fThuMac1.1, whole genome shotgun sequence includes these protein-coding regions:
- the skp2 gene encoding S-phase kinase-associated protein 2, whose product is MPEDSMPLQDLPCLSLQGSMLSQSKRVNKRKTRGCLGEGLDTECTPTELIQQWSPPHKHQRIITKGKENDSNQFVLARRSRRKKESTSGISWDHLPDELLLRILFYLPLHDLLRMSVVCKRWHRLVFDETLWHSVDLEGLTHMGPALQQVLKTGVRRLRCPRSFVEDLHFTGTGTLQITELDLSSSIIPTSALESIICRCRLLECLSLEGLQLSDTIISSLAKNPQLLQLNLSGCSGFSAPALSELLKSCSRIEQLNISWCDFNNNHVKSVVSNVSSSVTHLNLSGYRESLTLDDVKVLVARCPHIQTLDLSDSTLLMADCFPVLAQLKYLLHLSLSRCYHIHLAALTDLGKTFPMLCLLDVYGLVQDSHLPALKKETPRISINSRPFSSIARPTPASVLVGCFSDRVMWNRPCRLRIKL